From Thermogemmatispora onikobensis, one genomic window encodes:
- a CDS encoding cation diffusion facilitator family transporter — translation MKQKNKGTLLERVGKGKTNRYHESYHHSHAHTHAHHAHHEGMPRRSLRLAFLLTIVILLSQLVGGLLANSLALFSEAGHVVTDLFALGLAWFAAVQAERPANARRTFGYHRVGILAALINAVTLIAIAVGILIEAVSRLRHPAEVQPLAMFVTPLIAIAINLFISTVLQRNGHHNLNTRAALLHVLGDVGASLAVIAGGLVLLATGWNAVDPLLSVGIALLLALGAWQVVREATDILLEAAPRGLSVTQLAHDMLQVEGIREVHDLHVWTIASGMPALACHATIEDGTPARSASIRRALTQMLMEKYHIDHATIQFESEKDRQSCCHGQSLYCCLDPSRRPRQPQAAAEE, via the coding sequence ATGAAGCAGAAGAACAAGGGAACGCTTCTTGAGCGGGTGGGAAAGGGAAAGACCAATCGCTATCACGAGAGCTATCATCACAGCCACGCTCATACTCACGCCCATCATGCTCATCATGAGGGGATGCCGCGGCGGAGCCTCCGTCTGGCCTTTCTGTTGACCATAGTGATCCTGCTCAGCCAGCTTGTGGGTGGCCTCCTGGCCAATTCGCTGGCCCTCTTTTCGGAGGCCGGCCATGTGGTGACGGACCTCTTTGCGCTGGGTCTAGCCTGGTTCGCGGCGGTCCAGGCGGAGCGGCCCGCAAATGCACGCCGCACTTTCGGCTACCATCGCGTCGGTATTCTGGCCGCCCTGATTAATGCGGTGACGCTGATTGCGATTGCAGTGGGAATTCTTATCGAGGCGGTTAGTCGCCTGCGCCACCCGGCTGAGGTGCAGCCGCTGGCGATGTTCGTGACGCCCTTGATCGCCATCGCTATCAATCTCTTTATCAGCACTGTACTCCAGCGCAATGGCCACCATAATCTGAATACGCGCGCGGCGCTGCTGCACGTGCTCGGCGATGTGGGCGCCTCGCTGGCGGTCATCGCCGGTGGCCTGGTGCTCCTGGCAACCGGTTGGAACGCCGTCGATCCGCTGCTGTCAGTGGGGATCGCCCTGTTGCTTGCCCTGGGCGCCTGGCAGGTCGTGCGCGAGGCGACCGATATCCTGCTGGAAGCGGCACCGCGTGGTCTTTCGGTGACTCAGCTCGCTCACGATATGCTGCAGGTCGAGGGCATCCGCGAGGTTCACGATCTGCATGTCTGGACAATCGCGAGCGGGATGCCAGCGCTGGCCTGCCATGCGACAATCGAGGATGGGACTCCAGCCCGCAGCGCTTCGATCCGCCGTGCGCTGACGCAGATGCTGATGGAAAAGTACCATATCGATCACGCGACGATCCAGTTCGAGTCGGAGAAGGATCGCCAGAGCTGTTGCCACGGTCAGAGCCTCTACTGTTGCCTCGATCCTTCACGGCGCCCGCGTCAGCCGCAGGCCGCAGCCGAGGAGTAA
- a CDS encoding Bcr/CflA family multidrug efflux MFS transporter, whose amino-acid sequence MRQPSINEREQSRQRVETDVGWRYILLIIILGSLSAFGPLSIDMYLPALPLLSRDLGASASEAQLTLSACLVGLALGQILAGPLSDSFGRRRPLLIGLLAYILASLCCAGAPSITLLIGLRLIQGMAGAAGIVIARATVRDKYSGIALARFFSMLMLVSGIAPIAAPLIGGFLLRLMSWRGIFLLLALLVVLIWVAALLGLPESLPPERRQSGKLEITLGTFRRLLTDKIFLGYALSGGLSAAAMFAYISGSPFVTQEIYGLSPQAFSLVFGANALGIAIVGQINGRLVGRVEPRKLLAGALIAVALGGGGLFLAVISGLGLIGILPALFVVVASQGMVFPNAAALALADHPDSAGSASALLGLLQFVLGALASPLVGIAGSQTALPMASIIALLGLGALMTFLLLGQRKPVNAPSSLAAGADYLEDR is encoded by the coding sequence ATGAGACAGCCGTCAATTAACGAGAGGGAGCAGTCGAGGCAGCGAGTGGAAACTGACGTGGGATGGCGTTACATCCTGCTCATCATCATTCTGGGGTCGCTCTCGGCCTTTGGCCCGCTGTCGATAGACATGTATCTACCCGCGCTGCCTCTCCTCAGCCGGGACCTGGGTGCGAGCGCCTCGGAGGCCCAACTTACCTTAAGCGCCTGTCTTGTTGGGCTAGCCCTTGGTCAGATACTGGCGGGTCCGCTGAGTGATAGCTTTGGAAGGCGACGCCCTCTCCTGATTGGACTCCTGGCCTACATACTTGCCTCGCTCTGCTGTGCTGGGGCCCCATCGATCACGCTGCTGATTGGCCTGAGACTTATCCAGGGAATGGCAGGAGCGGCGGGTATCGTCATTGCCCGAGCCACAGTGAGAGACAAATACAGTGGAATTGCCCTGGCCCGTTTCTTCTCCATGCTCATGCTGGTGAGTGGTATCGCTCCCATTGCGGCCCCGCTCATTGGCGGGTTCCTGCTGCGCCTCATGAGCTGGCGTGGTATCTTTCTCCTGCTTGCCCTGCTCGTTGTCCTGATCTGGGTTGCGGCTCTCCTGGGGCTTCCTGAGAGCCTGCCGCCGGAACGACGGCAAAGTGGCAAGCTAGAGATAACCCTTGGCACTTTTCGCCGCCTGCTCACAGACAAAATCTTTCTGGGCTATGCCCTTTCTGGAGGTCTCTCGGCGGCGGCCATGTTCGCCTACATCTCTGGTTCTCCCTTTGTCACCCAGGAGATCTATGGTCTCTCGCCCCAGGCTTTCAGCCTGGTCTTTGGGGCGAATGCCTTGGGTATCGCCATCGTAGGGCAGATCAATGGCCGGCTTGTTGGACGGGTAGAGCCGCGCAAACTGCTGGCCGGAGCCTTAATAGCCGTAGCTCTCGGCGGAGGAGGTCTCTTCTTAGCGGTCATCAGTGGTCTTGGATTAATCGGCATTCTACCAGCCCTCTTCGTCGTTGTGGCCAGCCAGGGCATGGTATTCCCCAATGCAGCCGCTTTAGCCCTGGCCGACCATCCAGACTCTGCCGGTAGCGCTTCTGCCCTCCTTGGCTTACTACAATTTGTCCTGGGCGCGCTGGCCTCGCCGCTCGTTGGCATCGCGGGATCTCAGACAGCCCTACCGATGGCCAGTATCATCGCCTTGCTTGGCCTGGGGGCCCTCATGACTTTTCTACTCCTGGGGCAACGGAAGCCCGTCAACGCTCCTTCCTCGCTGGCGGCAGGGGCCGATTACCTGGAAGACCGCTGA
- a CDS encoding helix-turn-helix domain-containing protein codes for MADLQETLGKVIRRARQQRRLTMRELGERAGLSEIYVGEIERGQKYPSARVLESVAAALDLEVAELLELVATELREASAAARGGTGGLGFGFGRPEPVRSSIGTQEKGAASSEPLAAQQVLTMASFSSLLLAGRLGEAAIRRSRR; via the coding sequence ATGGCCGATCTTCAAGAGACGCTCGGGAAGGTGATTCGCCGGGCGCGCCAGCAGCGCCGGCTGACGATGCGCGAGCTGGGAGAGCGCGCTGGTCTCTCGGAGATCTATGTCGGTGAAATTGAGCGCGGCCAGAAGTATCCCTCGGCCCGGGTACTGGAGAGTGTGGCAGCGGCCCTTGATCTGGAGGTCGCCGAGTTATTGGAGCTGGTTGCTACCGAGCTGCGCGAAGCCTCGGCGGCAGCCCGCGGCGGAACCGGTGGCCTCGGCTTCGGCTTCGGGAGACCGGAGCCTGTTCGCAGCAGCATCGGCACTCAGGAGAAGGGAGCCGCGTCCAGCGAACCATTGGCAGCTCAGCAGGTGTTGACGATGGCCAGCTTCAGTTCCCTGTTGCTGGCCGGACGGCTGGGAGAGGCGGCGATCCGGCGCTCACGCCGCTAA
- a CDS encoding ACT domain-containing protein, with amino-acid sequence MPMQLQVAARQLAICRLAPDSPLPGWLSAAGLERQALLALTWTADELSVVCPQAWVPEGVPCASDWAALKVVGPLDFALTGILATLLKPLAEAHIPVFALSTYDTDYLLVREPQLEAARAVLLAHGHEFL; translated from the coding sequence ATGCCCATGCAGTTGCAGGTAGCTGCGCGCCAGTTGGCGATTTGCCGCCTCGCTCCTGACAGTCCGCTGCCGGGCTGGCTCTCTGCCGCCGGCCTGGAACGGCAGGCTTTGCTAGCGCTCACCTGGACCGCCGATGAGCTGTCGGTGGTTTGCCCTCAAGCGTGGGTGCCCGAAGGTGTACCCTGTGCGTCAGATTGGGCCGCCCTCAAGGTCGTGGGTCCCCTTGATTTTGCTTTGACTGGGATACTCGCCACGCTGCTCAAGCCACTGGCCGAGGCCCACATTCCGGTCTTTGCGCTCTCTACCTACGATACCGACTATCTTTTAGTGCGCGAGCCGCAGCTAGAAGCCGCGCGGGCCGTTCTCCTGGCTCACGGCCACGAATTCCTATAG
- a CDS encoding ArsR/SmtB family transcription factor, translating into MATRPRGSETRGSAEVADLCQVRAVHPEQVEAVRQSLLPQESATRTAALFAVLNDPTRLQVLFALLHAPAGELCVCDLAAGLGRDDTTISHQLRVLRTQGIVSMRKVGRVVYYRLVDDHVRQLLELGLAHASEPAGGSPAPFSRVEVSA; encoded by the coding sequence ATGGCCACTCGTCCGCGAGGGAGCGAGACAAGGGGGAGCGCCGAGGTGGCAGATCTCTGCCAGGTGCGCGCGGTGCATCCTGAGCAGGTCGAGGCGGTACGACAAAGCTTGCTGCCCCAGGAAAGTGCAACGCGCACAGCAGCCCTTTTTGCCGTTCTCAATGATCCGACGCGCTTGCAAGTGCTCTTTGCTCTGCTGCACGCGCCAGCTGGCGAGCTTTGCGTGTGCGATTTGGCTGCCGGCCTTGGTCGGGATGATACGACCATCTCGCATCAGCTACGGGTGCTACGCACGCAAGGCATTGTGAGTATGCGCAAAGTCGGACGAGTGGTTTACTACCGTCTCGTCGACGATCATGTCCGTCAATTGCTTGAGTTGGGCCTGGCCCATGCGAGCGAGCCGGCAGGAGGGTCACCCGCTCCATTTTCCAGGGTGGAGGTTTCCGCATGA